ATTTCACAGGCCCAGGTCCCCTGTACAGGCAGTAAAGTCCTCCTCACCCTTGCCTTTGCTGGCTAGCTGAGCAGGAGCATCTGGCCATTATTCCCTTTTCCCAGGTCCTGCCTTGCAGCTTGCTCTGGTGCACATCCTTCCTGAAAACAGCTTATTGAGTCTGGGAGGCAGCCTGGTGCTAAGAAAACATCTTTGGGTTGAAACTTAGGAGACTTGTGTGACCCATGGCAAGTTGGTTAAGCTCTTGAAGCCTCAGATTCCGGGAATAACCACAGAGGCCCTGTCCCCTATCACAGCCTAGAGTTACTGGGAGGGAATCAAATAAGATTTATAAAAGTATTAACAGGTAAACAGCTCTTTATAAACGCCAGGTGTTCCCAGTTCTGTTTGTGGGGTTTCCTCTCTGTAACTATCCAGCAAAGCGTTCCTGTCCGCCCCGCCCTGGTTGTACGGGCCTCACCCACTGCATCTTCATCTTTTCCGTCGTTGTGTTTCTGAGCCTCCGAGATCTTCAGTCTCAGCATCTCCCCTGCCCATTTCCGGGTCTGGCTCTGGGGCCCCTCGGGTCTCTCCAGGGACTCAGTCTCTGGCTCCCTGCGGCAGTCGCTACCCGGGTGCCCCCCGCCCGGCGCGCCCTTCTTTGGCACGGTCGCCGGGCCAGAGAATCGCCCAATAAGCGCGCTGGACTCGAGTCTGACAGCTCAGGAAGCGGCCAATCGAGCCCGGCCAGAGAAGGGGGGCGCAGCGCCGGGGCTGAAGTTGGGTtgaatggggggagggggaataaAGGGGGATACAAAAGAGGGGAGCTAGGACTGGGGGCGCAGGAACCCAAGCTGGGGGCGGGGGACGACCGAAGTCACCGAGGTCCGGCCAAAGGATCGCAGGCTGGACTCGGCTCCAGGcgccagggagggaggggcacAGCGAGATTTTAGGTGAGGAAGGGGAGCTGGGGTCCCCCGCGGCCCCCGAGCCCGGCCTGAGGATGCCCACGGGCCACCAAGGCTGGAGCCGTGGCCCGGCCGAGGGCGGAGGCGGCCGCGCGCCGTTGTGAGCTGAGGCCCGAGCGGCGCGGGGGGCGGGGAAGCGGCGGGAGGAGGGGATGCGGAGGGCGctccggcggcggcggcgagcgGGCAAGAAGGGAGGAGCGGCGCGAGCGGCCGGAGCGGCGCAGGGCCCGAGGCGTGCATGGCGCGCCCGGAGCCGAGATCCCGCGGGTCCCCCCGGAGAGCCCCCGGGGAGCCGCGGCTCTTCGGCGGGTCCCCCTCGGCCGGCTGCTTCTGAGCCCCGGCCCTCCATCTCTGGATGCTGTGCTCCGGGAGAGAAGCCCGCCTGCGTTGGGGCAGAACGGCGGTGGCGAGGCGCCGGATTCCGCCCTCCGCTTAGCTGTTCTGCGCCCGGCCGCGGTGGGCCCGCAGCCGGCGGCAAGAAGCTTGAGGCTAGCGGAACCAGCGCGACAGCTCTCGGGACCGGCGGGTGCGGGCCAGCCACGCTTGGTTTGGGGGAAAGGGAGAGGCGAGAGGGGAAGGGCCGCACCTCAGGAGCCGGTCCTCGCCCCCGCCCCCTGCGCGGACGCGCGGAAGGCTCGACTCGTCTTTCGCGGGGGCCACGCTCCCACTCTCGCCACGGGAGGTGGGGGATGCGGGCGACAGCTCCCCCGGGATCCAGGACCCTCCCCCCCAGGGCTCCGGAGCTGTCGCTCCGCCCGCCGCCCCCTCCCCCGTGCTCTCCACCCCCcatcccacctccccacccctcgTAAGAAAATAATGCTGGCTGGCGCCCGCACCTCCCAGTCGCTCCCAGTCCTCTGTGAGGAAAGGGCACCCGCTGCGTCTCCGTGCCGGGACCCCCGCAGAGCCGCCCTAGCCGCCACCTAGCTCCGAAAGCCTCTGGGCTTTGCTTAGGCATTATCTGCGAGCGCCGCGCCCGGGCATTGCCAGCTCCGGGGAGGCGCCGCCCGCAAGGACACCTCTCCGTCCCGCCTCGTCCGCAACTCCGGCCCTCGTCGACTCGACGCGAGCCAGGGGTCTGGACGTCCCTCTGCGCGAGGCGCAGTAGCTGGAGCAGTCCCCGCTGCCCCAGCTCAGAGCCAACTCCATCTCGGACCTGGGACTCTTGACGCGGATTCTCAGCTACTTCTCACCTCGGGGCTACGCCTGTCTCTCAGCTCACCCTCCGTTGCCCTCCTCCACCGCTCAGGACGGGGGTGCCAAGATGCCCCGCTTCTGCGCAGGGCCCCGGGCCGCCCCCGACGTGTGACCCCAGCCTGGTCCCCCTGCTCGGCCGTCCGCCCTCCCCTTGGAGACCCCCGGCCCGGTCCCCGGGGGAGGAGGAAGACGACGAGGCCGAGGGGGGGATGTCCGGCTCCAAAAGCGTGAGCCCTCCGGGCTACGCGGCGCAGACAGCTGCGGCGCCGGCACCCCGAGGAGGCCCAGAGCACCGCTCGGCATGGGGGGAGGCCGATTCCCGCGCCAATGGTTACCCCCATGCCCCTGGGGGTTCCACCCGCAGCTCCACCAAGAAACCCGGTGGGTCGGTGACCCCGCAGCAGCAGCGCCTGGCCGGCCGCTGGCGCAACGACGACGACGATGATCCTCCGCTGAGTGGTGACGACCCCCTGGCCGGGGGCTTTGGCTTCAGCTTCCGTTCCAAGTCCGCCTGGCAGGAGCGCGGCGGCGACGACTGCGGTCGCGGCAGCCGGCGGCAGCGGCGGGGCGCGGCCGGCGGGGGCAGCACCCGGGCGCCCCCTGCGGGCGGCGGCGGTTCGGCGGCAGCGGCAGCTGCGGCAGGCGGGACGGAGGTGCGCCCCCGTTCGGTGGAGCTGGGCCTGGAGGAGCGACGGGGCAAGGGTCGCGCGGCCGACGAAGTAGAGGCCGGCGCCGTCGAGGGCGGCGAAGGCTCTGGGGATGGCTGCAGCTCAGAGGACTCAGGCTCAGGGCCCGGCGCGGTGCTGTCGCTGGGCGCCTGCTGCCTGGCATTGCTGCAGATATTCCGCTCTAAGAAGTTCCCGTCGGACAAGCTGGAGCGGCTGTACCAGCGCTACTTCTTCCGCCTGAACCAGAGCAGTCTCACCATGCTCATGGCCGTGCTGGTGCTCGTGTGTCTTGTCATGCTGGCCTTCCACGCGGCGCGGCCCCCGCTCCAGCTGCCCTACCTGGCCGTGCTGGCGGCCTCCGTGGGAGTGATCCTCATTATGGCTGTGCTCTGCAACCGCGCAGCCTTCCACCAGGACCACATGGGCCTGGCCTGCTACGCGCTCATCGCGGTGGTGCTGGCCGTCCAGGTGGTGGGCCTTCTGCTGCCGCAGCCGCGCAGCGCCTCCGAGGGCATTTGGTGGACGGTGTTCTTCATCTACACCATCTACACCCTGCTGCCTGTGCGCATGCGGGCTGCGGTGCTCAGCGGGGTGCTCCTGTCTGCTCTCCACCTGGCCATCGCCCTACGAACCAACGCCCAGGACCAGTTCCTGCTCAAACAGGTAGGAGCCCACCCCGCCAAAGGGACTGGACTGTGGGGCTTGGCAGGCCTGGGCTTGATTCCAGAGAAAGTGATCCCACCCTCACCCTTGAAAGTGGTGAAAAAGAGCCAGAGATGTGGCTTCTTGGTCCCCCTTGCACCCCAGTGTCTTCGTTTACAAAAGAGTGCTCTTGTGTTACTTATAACGTTCCTGGCCTGGTAGATAATGCTCCAAACTGTATCCATCAGTGCTGGGATTTGAGTAAGGAAGAAGACTTGGAGAAAATGGAGAAGTCCCCATCTCTCCCTGAGCTTCAGTCCCTGTATATACAGGAGACACTACCTAAAGTGGCGGGACCCTCTAGCAGCCACCCATCCAGAGCATCACTGCTGACTTGTTAATCCAGACCTAGATAGAACATTGGGGAGGAGGGATCTGGACACCCCTTGTCCTGTCCTAGGAAGGAGATAGGATAGCCCTCCCAGTGTCTGAGGCTGGAGGTTTAGAAGCTAGAGATATCACTGAACTTGAAGGAAGACCGACAAGTAAGGAGGACCTTACCAAAGTGCAAGGCAAGAAGGCGAAAACTTGCAGTTGGCACAAGTGGGAGGAAGCATCTGAGATGTGTGTGGCCACAGTCCCCCTTCTGGCCTGAGCAGAAAGCTGGTGTTGAATACCATGACCCTTCCAAAGGGTGCTCCTggtcattgcttttttttttttttttttttaaagccctgCTGACACTTATTGGGCAAATCTAGAACTGTGGGCTAAGGAGTAAATAAAACTTCTGTGGCTTCAGACTTCTTGAAGAGGGACATGCTTGCCACCCAGGCCTTAGGGTAAGGCAGCCTCTAAGACATCTGTGCTTTCTCCTTTTAGCATCCTAATATCTATCCCAATCCATGGCCTCTACTGAACCTGCCCGATTGTATGCTGTTCCATTGGACAGAATTAAGGGGGGCTTGCTGTAGGTCAGTGTTTTGGACCCTGACCCCACTGTACACTCCTTCTATCTCTTGATATTTGCCTCCTCTCACAGAACCTTCCCCCCAccctgctggggattgaactcagggccttctatatgttaggcaagtgctctaccacttagttacattcccagccttcaTAGAGCCTCTCCTTCTCCCTACTTTTACTACCTTCCCCAGAAGGTAGTAAAAGTAGGGAGAAGGAGAGGCTCTATGATCCTGTTGCGTGTTGCAACTTTCTTGGGATGCTCCCTTGTATCCCAACTTCCTGGACATGCTGAACCTGCAAGATGCTCTGCtatagggagggagggaacatGTGATCTCTCTGGTCCTAGGTTCCCTTTCTAGAGAATGAGAGGGTTGACTATGTCCTTTTGACTCCCAACAGCCTCTTCACCAACTGTGAGCTAAGGAGTAAATAAAACTCCTGTAAAGAGTCTTCTCTTTCAGCCACATGGTGCTCTCCCTGAACTGCATGATTAATAGGAGAGTCAGCCATAGACAGGAGCCCTCTCCAGTGTCCATTGCTGCCCATCCAGTATAACCTCCTTGGATGCAAGGATCCTGAAGTATATAATTTTCCTTCCTCCACTTTC
This window of the Ictidomys tridecemlineatus isolate mIctTri1 chromosome 3, mIctTri1.hap1, whole genome shotgun sequence genome carries:
- the LOC120884467 gene encoding uncharacterized protein LOC120884467 encodes the protein MPKQSPEAFGARWRLGRLCGGPGTETQRVPFPHRGLGATGRCGRQPALFSYEGWGGGMGGGEHGGGGGGRSDSSGALGGRVLDPGGAVARIPHLPWREWERGPRERRVEPSARPRRGRGRGPAPEVRPFPSRLSLSPKPSVAGPHPPVPRAVALVPLASSFLPPAAGPPRPGAEQLSGGRNPAPRHRRSAPTQAGFSPGAQHPEMEGRGSEAAGRGGPAEEPRLPGGSPGGPAGSRLRARHARLGPCAAPAARAAPPFLPARRRRRSALRIPSSRRFPAPRAARASAHNGARPPPPSAGPRLQPWWPVGILRPGSGAAGDPSSPSSPKISLCPSLPGAWSRVQPAILWPDLGDFGRPPPPAWVPAPPVLAPLFCIPLYSPSPHSTQLQPRRCAPLLWPGSIGRFLSCQTRVQRAYWAILWPGDRAKEGRAGRGAPG